Proteins from a genomic interval of Vicinamibacterales bacterium:
- a CDS encoding O-antigen polymerase: MQPNAGIDWLSPPSLLAAAYVVGFGFSVVDGLVEGANPSLIGYRLRWVFDYDTGLSLGALLYLLLGYALFLLGYRLRLAAIVAPARNVQNRAMATRLASAVTTIAFIATFGTLVAYTASVGYGRYVALDDTGQSGLENLSLLGELSILPFSLGMYRFAIWRRTKGAAYMSLFDRAFTWAIMLPLQVGLSVFIGSRSRALTMVLVTVGAFHYGYRRLTARLILVLIAFCVLVVLPGISILRLDADNRPKLEPSLLWENMMERGSSLESFTVIFANLNAAPTPDPLWLTVATGLVPRAIWSEKPMATTASRFSDWASGRRTVGLSPPLPGELLLHFGYVGGLVAMFALGLVWRLIFIRWGPSCERASADSRGFLYIALMPTFLSLDAGFVNPYSVLIRFLVVGVPMLIVCQKPAYLEARAPASRRGRTSRRSVPQPASSRKTWRVE, encoded by the coding sequence ATGCAGCCGAACGCAGGTATTGACTGGCTATCGCCACCATCGCTCCTGGCGGCAGCGTATGTAGTCGGCTTCGGTTTCAGTGTCGTCGACGGTCTGGTCGAGGGGGCGAATCCGTCGCTCATTGGATATCGACTGCGCTGGGTCTTTGACTACGACACTGGCCTTTCCTTGGGAGCACTGCTCTACCTCCTTTTGGGATACGCACTGTTCCTGCTCGGGTATCGACTGCGGCTCGCAGCCATCGTGGCGCCCGCTCGAAATGTCCAGAACCGTGCGATGGCGACGCGGCTGGCGTCGGCAGTCACGACAATCGCGTTCATCGCGACGTTCGGGACGCTCGTTGCGTACACGGCATCTGTCGGGTACGGACGGTACGTCGCGCTGGACGACACCGGGCAAAGCGGCCTGGAAAACTTGAGCTTGCTCGGAGAACTGTCCATCCTGCCGTTCTCGCTCGGCATGTACCGGTTCGCAATCTGGCGCCGGACGAAGGGCGCAGCCTACATGTCTCTCTTCGATCGCGCGTTCACATGGGCCATCATGCTGCCCCTCCAAGTGGGCCTGTCAGTCTTCATCGGCTCCCGTTCGCGAGCCCTTACCATGGTGCTGGTCACCGTGGGCGCATTCCACTATGGCTACCGCCGATTGACTGCGCGCTTGATCCTCGTTCTTATAGCGTTCTGTGTTCTTGTTGTCCTGCCTGGCATCAGCATCCTTCGCCTCGACGCTGATAATAGGCCGAAGCTGGAGCCATCGTTGTTGTGGGAGAACATGATGGAGCGAGGTTCGTCTCTCGAGTCTTTCACTGTCATTTTCGCCAATCTCAACGCGGCGCCAACTCCGGACCCGCTGTGGCTGACCGTCGCCACCGGGCTTGTGCCAAGGGCCATTTGGTCCGAGAAACCGATGGCGACGACCGCCAGCCGATTCAGTGATTGGGCCAGTGGGCGAAGGACCGTCGGACTTTCTCCTCCCCTTCCCGGCGAGCTCCTGCTGCACTTCGGCTATGTCGGTGGATTGGTCGCGATGTTCGCGTTGGGTCTTGTATGGCGACTCATCTTCATTCGCTGGGGACCATCGTGCGAGCGCGCCAGTGCGGATTCGAGAGGCTTCCTCTACATTGCGCTGATGCCGACGTTCCTGTCACTCGACGCAGGTTTCGTGAATCCATACAGCGTCCTGATTCGATTCCTGGTAGTCGGTGTGCCGATGCTCATTGTCTGCCAGAAGCCCGCATATCTCGAAGCCCGAGCGCCCGCGAGCCGCCGCGGCAGAACCTCGCGCCGGTCGGTCCCGCAACCGGCTAGCAGCAGGAAAACATGGAGGGTCGAGTGA
- a CDS encoding FkbM family methyltransferase, which translates to MKPATLDAHETRFEVGPARDLSLVSRLLKWLLSFSICTTNLGLGNAARIQLFARASAKVRAIWIPGFPKPFHFRGSADRGVMSHFFKESWCIQDTDGRPVRSIVDCGANIGDETVKLWLRYPKATIVAVEPDALNCSFLQRNVSGLDRIIVKHAGVWHRNAKLSVIAGESYEAFTVHENLSEESLQEQVPAVTIPELMEEQGWSTIDILKLDIEGADLDLFQHSSGWIHQINVIVVEANDAQRLRSTAALFEATAAEEFDAFIHGENHVLIRRGLGWTLAPRFRIA; encoded by the coding sequence GTGAAGCCCGCCACGCTCGACGCGCATGAGACCCGATTCGAGGTCGGTCCGGCTCGCGACCTGTCGCTCGTGTCTCGACTCCTGAAGTGGCTGCTGAGTTTCTCGATTTGTACGACGAACCTCGGCCTGGGAAATGCCGCGCGGATTCAGCTTTTCGCACGCGCCTCGGCGAAGGTCAGAGCGATTTGGATTCCTGGCTTTCCTAAACCATTCCACTTCCGCGGTTCCGCAGACCGTGGCGTCATGAGCCATTTCTTCAAAGAGTCCTGGTGTATCCAGGACACCGACGGGCGGCCGGTGCGATCTATTGTCGACTGCGGGGCGAACATCGGAGACGAAACCGTCAAGTTATGGTTGCGGTATCCGAAAGCGACGATCGTTGCGGTGGAGCCCGATGCTCTCAACTGCTCCTTTCTACAGCGAAACGTCTCGGGACTGGATCGAATCATCGTCAAACACGCGGGCGTGTGGCACAGGAACGCCAAACTGAGTGTAATCGCGGGAGAGAGTTACGAAGCGTTCACCGTACACGAAAACCTGTCGGAAGAGTCATTACAGGAACAAGTGCCTGCGGTCACCATTCCCGAACTGATGGAAGAGCAAGGGTGGTCTACGATCGATATTCTAAAACTAGATATTGAAGGCGCCGATCTCGACCTCTTTCAACATTCGTCCGGCTGGATCCATCAGATTAACGTCATCGTCGTCGAGGCCAACGACGCCCAACGGCTGCGTTCGACCGCCGCCCTTTTCGAGGCGACGGCCGCAGAGGAATTCGACGCATTCATCCACGGAGAAAACCACGTCCTCATCCGTCGTGGACTCGGCTGGACGCTGGCGCCACGATTCAGAATTGCGTAG
- a CDS encoding glycosyltransferase encodes MFDGTDAARRGCPRPTDMLRVLGFCEGARVDTGGIGLIGVPLIHQALADHGHNDVLAIGGQPMPSAHSMLHETIGDILDSTRTGHAGVVSFPAIGRWCFSPALYLAALAGAPRADFITLHSMYSFPVLAGYVAAKRFGKPFGLWPHGVFAPVQREVGRARKVVYDTMVGRRILDDASVLFYSAEGERDEARPLGLKAPSVVIPHGIDARQFANLPARGAFRQKHMAGHQGPLVLYLGRLNVKKGLDLLVESIARVVREIPDVRLAIAGGGHPASFTSKVQKWVAQAGIQKTTVLTGPLDENEKLAAFSDCDVFVLPSAAENFGFAMFEAMASGRAVVCSNTMNYAGEVSRCAAGIVAERTVASFAEAIGQLLSNSEQRLAMGQNGQRLARNYSWDTCGRRVEMTIESILTGQPFPLELKPDGA; translated from the coding sequence ATGTTTGACGGGACCGACGCCGCCAGACGTGGGTGCCCACGGCCCACCGACATGCTAAGAGTCCTTGGGTTCTGTGAAGGTGCGCGAGTTGATACGGGAGGCATTGGGCTGATTGGTGTTCCGCTCATTCATCAAGCCCTGGCTGACCACGGGCACAATGATGTGCTGGCAATCGGCGGACAACCGATGCCATCGGCCCATTCGATGCTTCATGAGACCATCGGTGACATTCTTGATTCGACCAGGACCGGTCACGCCGGAGTCGTCTCGTTCCCGGCGATAGGCCGCTGGTGCTTTTCGCCCGCCCTGTACCTCGCGGCCCTGGCCGGTGCCCCACGCGCCGACTTCATCACCCTTCATTCGATGTACTCGTTCCCGGTACTTGCTGGCTACGTTGCGGCGAAGCGCTTTGGGAAGCCGTTCGGATTATGGCCGCATGGCGTGTTTGCACCGGTCCAGCGCGAAGTCGGGAGGGCAAGAAAGGTGGTCTACGACACAATGGTCGGCCGGCGGATCCTTGACGACGCGTCGGTGCTCTTTTACAGCGCTGAAGGAGAACGCGACGAGGCGAGGCCGCTTGGGCTGAAGGCGCCCTCGGTTGTGATCCCGCACGGGATCGATGCACGCCAATTTGCCAATCTGCCCGCCCGCGGTGCGTTCCGCCAGAAACACATGGCTGGCCATCAGGGACCACTGGTGCTTTACCTCGGTCGCCTGAACGTCAAGAAAGGCCTGGACCTCCTCGTGGAATCGATCGCGCGGGTCGTAAGAGAGATACCAGATGTTCGCCTGGCCATTGCCGGAGGTGGTCATCCAGCATCTTTCACTAGCAAGGTGCAGAAGTGGGTGGCACAAGCCGGAATTCAGAAAACGACCGTGCTTACTGGGCCGCTCGACGAGAACGAAAAGCTCGCAGCATTCTCCGACTGCGACGTGTTCGTCCTGCCTTCCGCCGCCGAGAACTTCGGCTTTGCCATGTTCGAGGCTATGGCCAGCGGGCGCGCAGTGGTCTGTTCGAACACAATGAACTACGCCGGCGAGGTCAGTCGTTGCGCCGCCGGGATTGTTGCCGAGCGAACAGTGGCCAGTTTTGCCGAAGCGATAGGACAGTTGCTTTCTAACTCAGAACAGCGTCTGGCGATGGGTCAAAACGGGCAGAGACTCGCCAGGAACTACTCATGGGATACCTGTGGACGCCGGGTCGAAATGACCATCGAGAGCATTCTCACAGGTCAGCCTTTTCCTCTCGAGTTGAAGCCTGATGGGGCATGA
- a CDS encoding FkbM family methyltransferase gives MGRTERDLLDWFQQNVKPGETWLDVGAHYGYTAIGLSRLVGPSGRVFAFEPVVSTAGCVAQTRILNGLTQATVVPCGLGDPESLACFKLPLERGMADQTLIADAERWWESIQIARLDWLWPRLNGGIDAIDGVKIDVQGMEIDALRGMEDLLRRQHPKLVIELHEGVDRTTVLDLLARTGYQTRCCAIEPQGDARFKDNHSYAFVANEVNPSCAR, from the coding sequence ATGGGTCGCACGGAACGAGATCTTCTTGATTGGTTCCAGCAGAACGTGAAGCCTGGCGAAACCTGGCTCGACGTGGGCGCACATTATGGCTATACAGCCATTGGGCTGTCGAGATTGGTCGGCCCTTCCGGGCGGGTGTTCGCGTTCGAGCCGGTGGTATCCACTGCCGGCTGCGTTGCTCAGACCAGGATCCTGAACGGCCTGACACAGGCCACGGTCGTGCCCTGCGGATTAGGGGACCCCGAGAGTCTCGCATGCTTCAAGCTGCCACTCGAGCGGGGAATGGCTGACCAGACGCTCATTGCCGACGCGGAGCGCTGGTGGGAGTCCATTCAGATTGCGCGCCTCGATTGGTTGTGGCCGCGACTAAACGGGGGGATCGACGCAATCGATGGTGTGAAGATCGATGTGCAAGGCATGGAGATCGACGCTCTTCGCGGAATGGAAGACCTTCTTCGGCGGCAGCACCCGAAGTTGGTCATCGAGCTTCACGAGGGAGTCGATCGTACCACGGTCCTCGACCTGCTGGCCCGCACAGGTTATCAGACCCGATGTTGCGCCATCGAGCCTCAAGGTGACGCAAGATTCAAGGACAACCACAGCTACGCGTTCGTGGCGAACGAAGTCAATCCTTCTTGTGCCCGATGA
- a CDS encoding class I SAM-dependent methyltransferase, which translates to MSHHSVRNGLTTVRCRTCGLRFIQERIDEHQQTSLYADEDTYRHFAEAERSVTAVPQRRREWASLLAEAILAEDFAVRRGRRPRLLDIGCGAGDFLVIARDAGFDAHGVELSAAAARLAKQDHQLDVTVGDFKSESREGYFEAIALIGVLEHVRDPSELMFQAGRLLAPGGVLLIYTPVWGVYDRVSSGLARLTRGHWSRLIDRRINTAHLQIFPQRTLVRLAETNGLNVTHSLRVCEYNLPVHHYLSSVGIESAWFMGFFERCVNTLINTNLFFRNNQRVLISKPICVQPSDSTPC; encoded by the coding sequence TTGTCGCATCATTCCGTCCGGAACGGCCTCACGACCGTCAGGTGCAGGACCTGTGGGCTGCGATTCATCCAAGAGCGAATCGACGAGCACCAACAGACCAGCCTCTACGCAGATGAAGACACCTACCGTCACTTTGCCGAAGCTGAGCGCAGCGTAACGGCCGTTCCTCAACGCAGGCGAGAGTGGGCCAGTCTGCTGGCGGAGGCGATACTTGCCGAAGACTTCGCCGTGCGGCGCGGTCGCCGCCCCCGGCTGCTCGACATCGGCTGCGGCGCTGGCGATTTTCTCGTTATTGCGAGAGATGCAGGCTTCGACGCTCATGGCGTCGAGCTCTCGGCCGCTGCCGCCCGGCTTGCGAAACAAGACCATCAACTCGACGTGACGGTGGGGGACTTCAAATCCGAGAGCCGCGAAGGATATTTCGAGGCGATCGCGCTAATTGGCGTCCTTGAGCACGTTCGAGACCCGAGCGAGTTAATGTTCCAAGCGGGCAGATTGCTAGCCCCTGGAGGCGTTCTACTAATCTATACGCCTGTGTGGGGTGTCTACGATCGTGTTTCGAGCGGCCTTGCCCGGTTGACGCGAGGCCACTGGAGCCGCCTGATAGACCGTCGCATCAATACGGCGCACCTTCAGATCTTTCCACAACGCACTCTCGTCAGATTAGCCGAGACCAACGGGCTCAACGTCACCCACAGTCTGAGAGTCTGCGAGTACAACCTGCCCGTTCACCATTACTTGAGTTCAGTCGGAATCGAATCCGCCTGGTTCATGGGGTTCTTCGAGAGATGCGTGAACACGCTTATCAACACGAATCTCTTCTTTCGAAACAACCAGCGAGTCCTTATTTCAAAACCGATTTGCGTTCAGCCATCAGACTCAACACCGTGCTGA
- a CDS encoding WcaI family glycosyltransferase has protein sequence MRVLAIGMNYLPESASIGPYTAALATFLQDRGHSVHVVTSFPMAPQWRVWDGYRGEWFRREVINGIPVRRTYAYVPADPRRTINRVLYDCSFSVSALAGCFGDGRYDIVIAISPPLQLGLTGWLVSRLFRVPLFFHIQDLVPDAAIATGLLSPESLSIRVARALERFVYRRAAGIGVICQGFHNNLVAKGLAPDKIHILPNSIDLNFMREHVKDNPFRRAHGLASDDIVLMYSGSIALKQGLEVMVDAAGLLTDIPKLQFVVVGEGPPLERLKQRAETRALQNIHFLPFQPRESLPEQLGAADALVITQRRAVTDFAFPGKLLYYMAAARPVLAAVSADSETGRFVAAQKVGLVTPPEDALAMAQNIRALLASDMTATGRRSRSVAEQLFDNRTVLPAFEEVLQSLVRSAGSSAVSGSAK, from the coding sequence GTGCGAGTCCTAGCAATCGGTATGAATTACCTGCCCGAGTCGGCCTCGATTGGGCCGTACACAGCGGCGTTAGCCACCTTTCTACAGGACCGTGGGCACAGTGTGCATGTCGTTACCAGTTTTCCGATGGCGCCGCAGTGGCGAGTATGGGATGGGTACCGGGGTGAGTGGTTCCGGAGGGAGGTGATCAACGGCATCCCAGTTCGGCGCACCTACGCGTACGTGCCAGCGGATCCGCGCCGTACGATCAATCGTGTGCTGTATGACTGCTCGTTCAGTGTGTCTGCGCTAGCGGGCTGCTTTGGCGATGGGCGGTACGACATCGTCATCGCGATCTCGCCGCCGCTGCAGCTCGGCCTGACCGGATGGCTCGTGTCCCGGCTGTTCCGAGTGCCCCTGTTCTTCCATATTCAGGATCTTGTGCCTGACGCGGCCATCGCCACGGGGCTGTTGTCGCCGGAATCATTGTCAATCCGCGTGGCCCGGGCGCTCGAGCGGTTTGTCTACAGGCGTGCTGCGGGTATTGGCGTGATCTGCCAGGGATTCCATAACAACCTTGTCGCCAAAGGTCTGGCGCCTGACAAGATTCACATTCTGCCAAACTCGATCGATTTGAACTTCATGCGCGAACACGTCAAAGACAACCCGTTTAGGAGGGCGCACGGCCTGGCTTCGGACGACATCGTCCTGATGTACTCGGGGAGCATCGCACTCAAGCAGGGCCTCGAGGTAATGGTGGACGCCGCGGGATTGCTCACCGACATACCGAAGCTACAGTTCGTCGTTGTAGGCGAAGGGCCACCTCTTGAGCGGCTTAAGCAACGAGCCGAGACACGGGCGCTCCAGAACATCCACTTTCTCCCGTTCCAGCCTCGCGAGAGCCTGCCCGAGCAACTTGGTGCTGCCGACGCCTTGGTCATCACTCAACGCCGCGCCGTCACCGACTTCGCCTTTCCGGGCAAGCTCTTGTACTACATGGCGGCCGCGCGCCCCGTCTTGGCAGCAGTTAGCGCGGACAGCGAAACGGGGCGATTCGTCGCGGCGCAAAAAGTGGGCCTGGTCACGCCCCCCGAAGACGCACTTGCGATGGCGCAAAACATCAGGGCCCTACTGGCCAGCGACATGACGGCTACGGGGCGCCGCAGCCGATCGGTCGCGGAGCAGCTGTTCGACAATCGCACCGTTCTTCCTGCATTTGAAGAGGTTCTGCAATCGCTGGTCCGATCGGCAGGATCCTCGGCGGTGAGCGGTTCTGCCAAATGA
- a CDS encoding SDR family NAD(P)-dependent oxidoreductase, whose product MSILTPGNIAVVTGGSSGIGQAVAAALTDLELRVVIASDRVTDLERAAGELSAQGRLVDRILCDVQSREAVERMAVELISRYGRVDLLINNAGYAVYRSFEESSLDEIESLLDVNLAGAMRCTKAFLPSMISRRAGRIVNIASLAGGVIITPNAVYCAAKHGMVAWTRTLRYELDRFGLSANVVCPGLTKTRFHDHPTFQRRQNHRRDGRSWMMPEQVAAQVIRAIRRDRAVTYVPGWQGLVAWALAAAPFAVEPLWGRVMRKRISALYED is encoded by the coding sequence ATGAGTATCCTCACGCCGGGTAACATAGCGGTCGTCACTGGCGGATCGAGCGGCATTGGGCAGGCGGTCGCGGCGGCGCTCACCGATCTCGAGTTACGCGTCGTCATTGCAAGCGATCGGGTGACAGATCTTGAGCGGGCCGCTGGGGAACTATCGGCCCAGGGACGGCTGGTGGACCGCATTCTGTGCGACGTGCAGAGCCGGGAGGCAGTTGAACGAATGGCCGTGGAACTAATTTCGCGCTACGGCCGAGTTGATTTACTCATCAACAACGCCGGCTACGCGGTCTACCGGTCATTCGAAGAAAGCTCGCTCGACGAGATTGAGAGTCTGCTGGACGTGAATCTCGCCGGCGCGATGCGGTGTACCAAGGCATTTCTGCCGTCCATGATCTCCCGGCGCGCCGGGCGCATCGTGAACATCGCCTCATTAGCCGGTGGAGTGATCATCACGCCCAACGCCGTGTACTGTGCGGCGAAACACGGTATGGTGGCATGGACCCGGACGCTGCGGTATGAGCTCGACCGCTTTGGGCTCTCGGCAAACGTCGTCTGCCCGGGTCTGACCAAGACCCGGTTCCATGACCATCCAACCTTCCAGCGCCGACAAAACCACCGCCGAGACGGCCGCTCCTGGATGATGCCTGAGCAAGTCGCGGCTCAGGTGATCCGGGCAATCCGCCGCGACCGTGCAGTTACATACGTGCCTGGGTGGCAGGGCCTAGTTGCCTGGGCGTTGGCTGCAGCTCCATTTGCAGTTGAGCCGCTGTGGGGGCGCGTGATGCGGAAGCGCATCTCGGCGCTGTACGAGGACTGA
- a CDS encoding helix-turn-helix transcriptional regulator: MTKVKDLRRAWMKNPKFKTAYQALGKELELVRSIIEARTGAGLSQTQLARRMKTSQSYVARIETALVISSDWIVSSFCQCHPISRKEGRSATARCGTAATRQNRA, from the coding sequence ATGACCAAGGTCAAAGACCTGCGTCGGGCCTGGATGAAGAACCCGAAATTCAAGACGGCGTACCAGGCGCTGGGAAAAGAATTAGAGCTCGTCCGCAGCATCATCGAGGCCAGGACGGGCGCCGGGTTGTCGCAAACACAACTCGCCCGGCGCATGAAAACGTCGCAATCCTACGTTGCCCGCATCGAGACGGCGCTGGTCATCAGCAGTGACTGGATCGTGTCCAGTTTCTGCCAGTGCCACCCAATCTCAAGAAAGGAAGGCCGCAGCGCGACGGCGCGGTGCGGCACGGCAGCGACGAGGCAGAACAGGGCTTAA
- a CDS encoding type II toxin-antitoxin system RelE/ParE family toxin, with protein sequence MGWTVETLNDTVDGELADLPEEMQARFVRIAELIEAVGLPNVREPHVKHIRDSIWEIRLKGQAGFARAKDLEK encoded by the coding sequence GTGGGATGGACTGTCGAAACGCTCAACGACACGGTGGACGGCGAGCTTGCCGACCTCCCTGAGGAGATGCAGGCGCGTTTCGTTCGCATCGCTGAGTTGATCGAGGCCGTCGGTCTGCCCAACGTCAGAGAGCCGCACGTCAAACACATTCGGGACTCGATTTGGGAAATCCGGCTGAAGGGCCAGGCCGGCTTTGCGCGCGCGAAGGATTTGGAGAAATGA
- a CDS encoding NAD-dependent epimerase/dehydratase family protein: MRACITGGSGFIGSTLADRLIAEDHDVIVYDNFSTGDRRFLDSATRSPRLRIVENDTLHPEPLTEAIAGCDVVFHLAANADVRFGTEHPGKDLQQNTIATFTVLEAMRASGVKRIVFSSTGSVYGEPSTFPTPEDAPFPVQTSLYGASKLSGESLIAAYCEGFGFEGFIFRFVSILGERYTHGHVFDFCKSLLRDPSTLKVLGNGKQRKSYLYVHDCIDAILMALDKAPDRFNLFNLGTDEYCQVSDSIGWITNRLGVSPQLQYTGGERGWIGDSPFIFLDCSRIRALGWKPTLTIQQAVIRTVDYLLENKHLMDQRS, translated from the coding sequence ATGCGCGCTTGCATCACAGGCGGTAGCGGCTTCATTGGAAGCACACTGGCGGATAGGCTGATCGCCGAGGATCACGACGTTATTGTGTACGACAACTTCTCTACTGGCGATCGCCGCTTCCTCGACTCCGCCACCCGCTCGCCCCGTCTCCGCATCGTCGAAAACGACACACTGCATCCCGAGCCCCTCACTGAGGCGATAGCGGGGTGCGACGTCGTGTTTCACCTGGCCGCCAATGCCGACGTCCGCTTCGGCACCGAGCATCCAGGGAAGGACCTGCAGCAGAACACCATCGCCACCTTCACCGTGCTGGAAGCCATGCGGGCATCAGGAGTGAAGCGCATTGTGTTCTCGTCCACGGGATCGGTGTACGGCGAGCCATCCACTTTCCCCACGCCGGAAGACGCGCCCTTCCCGGTTCAGACATCCCTCTACGGCGCATCGAAGCTCTCAGGTGAGAGCCTGATCGCCGCCTACTGTGAGGGCTTCGGATTCGAAGGCTTCATCTTTCGCTTCGTGTCCATTCTTGGTGAGCGCTACACGCACGGACACGTGTTCGACTTCTGCAAGAGCCTGTTGCGCGACCCGTCGACACTGAAGGTGCTGGGAAACGGCAAACAACGAAAGTCGTACCTCTACGTCCACGACTGCATCGACGCCATCCTGATGGCCTTGGATAAAGCGCCCGATCGATTCAACCTTTTTAATCTCGGCACGGATGAGTACTGCCAGGTCAGCGACTCGATCGGCTGGATTACTAACCGCCTCGGTGTTTCGCCACAGCTTCAGTACACGGGCGGGGAGCGTGGCTGGATCGGCGACAGCCCCTTCATTTTCCTCGACTGCTCACGCATTCGCGCGCTCGGGTGGAAGCCCACCCTGACCATCCAGCAGGCTGTAATCCGAACCGTCGACTACCTGCTGGAGAACAAGCACCTGATGGACCAGCGCTCGTGA
- a CDS encoding nucleotide sugar dehydrogenase — protein MCVLGLWHLGSVTAACVASLGHDVVGHDLDESVVAGLSEARPPVGEPGLPELIQQQLDSGRLTFTADLATALRGAEVVWVTYDTPVDEEDRADVEHVTSAVERTFPNLEDGSLVLTSSQLPVGTTRELERRWMARSDGRKVAFAYSPENLRLGKAIDVFLSPDRIVVGSREQDRPLVAELFGPLADKIVWMGVESAEMTKHAVNAFLATSVTFINEVARLCEAVGADAAEVERGLKTEARIGPKAYLGPGAAFAGGTLARDVQFLRAIATQHNRTTPLLNGLAESNAQHRSWTIDRVENTLGSLRGHRIAVWGLTYKAGTTTLRRSDAVALCNQLLERGATVLAHDPTVKTSPTELDSAIEVCSDPIETAADTDALVVATGWPLYRDVAPDRLFATMKRPVVVDANRFLGATIGADTRFEYFSVGRHH, from the coding sequence GTGTGCGTTCTGGGCCTTTGGCACCTGGGCTCCGTGACAGCGGCATGTGTGGCCAGCCTCGGACACGATGTCGTCGGTCACGACCTGGACGAATCGGTCGTAGCAGGCCTCAGTGAAGCCAGGCCTCCCGTGGGCGAGCCCGGACTTCCGGAGCTGATTCAACAGCAACTCGACTCCGGGCGCCTGACGTTCACGGCTGACCTCGCCACCGCACTTCGAGGAGCAGAGGTGGTGTGGGTCACCTACGACACACCGGTCGACGAGGAAGACAGGGCGGACGTTGAGCATGTGACCTCGGCAGTGGAGCGGACCTTTCCAAACCTGGAAGACGGTTCGCTCGTGTTGACGTCGTCGCAGCTTCCCGTCGGCACGACGAGAGAGCTCGAGCGTCGATGGATGGCAAGGTCAGACGGCCGGAAGGTCGCCTTCGCATACTCGCCGGAGAACCTCAGGCTAGGGAAAGCGATTGACGTCTTTCTGTCGCCAGATCGAATCGTCGTTGGCTCTCGGGAGCAGGACCGTCCGCTCGTCGCCGAACTCTTTGGGCCGCTCGCGGATAAAATCGTGTGGATGGGCGTCGAATCGGCGGAGATGACCAAACATGCGGTGAACGCCTTCCTCGCCACGTCGGTCACCTTCATCAACGAGGTCGCCCGGCTTTGTGAGGCGGTTGGCGCCGATGCGGCCGAAGTAGAGCGTGGGCTCAAGACCGAGGCCCGGATTGGACCAAAGGCATATCTCGGTCCCGGCGCCGCATTTGCCGGCGGTACCCTCGCCAGGGACGTCCAGTTCCTCCGGGCGATCGCCACCCAACACAACCGCACAACGCCACTCCTCAACGGCCTCGCGGAGAGCAATGCCCAGCATCGGTCGTGGACGATCGACCGCGTCGAAAACACCCTGGGGTCGCTCCGCGGGCACCGCATTGCCGTTTGGGGCCTTACCTACAAGGCCGGAACAACAACCCTGCGGCGCTCGGATGCCGTTGCGCTCTGCAACCAGCTCCTGGAGCGTGGCGCTACCGTGCTGGCACACGATCCGACGGTGAAGACCTCGCCGACAGAGCTGGACAGTGCGATCGAGGTCTGCAGCGATCCCATCGAAACTGCGGCGGATACCGATGCGCTGGTGGTGGCCACCGGGTGGCCGCTGTATCGAGACGTCGCGCCAGATCGGCTTTTCGCGACCATGAAACGCCCGGTGGTCGTGGATGCCAACAGGTTTCTTGGCGCCACGATCGGTGCGGATACCCGGTTCGAGTACTTCTCGGTCGGCCGGCACCACTAA